A portion of the Thiohalorhabdus denitrificans genome contains these proteins:
- a CDS encoding efflux RND transporter periplasmic adaptor subunit — translation MEALHRMRPYLPPLLILLIGAGLFWVLVVTRPEPPAKEEGEPAWVVDVRTVSPGPRAPTLSLYGRLESPRHSTRTAAVEGDVEAVPVREGRVVAEGDLLVRLDSGDIEDDLAQRRADLTEIEATIEEARAQHRADQESLEQQQALVELAGRAVDRAEELAGRDMGSRAELDTAREARRRARLELIRQRLQVESFDARLEGLEAQRQRAAAQVAQAERDLERTRVEAPFRGRITSVEVAPGDRVRAGDELVGLYDTDALEVRATIPATRVEAVVRALEAERTITATVRVDGRELEAELDRLGGRSPQDSGGVEALFRIREEAPADLALDRFAEVTVEMPERPGLVAVPYSALYDHDRMFVVREGRMVRLEVERAGQHAVADGPSLALVRSPELRDGDRVVTTQLPRARDGLKVRVREDGEAGAGTP, via the coding sequence ATGGAAGCACTGCACCGGATGCGTCCCTATCTGCCGCCCCTGCTGATCCTGCTGATCGGCGCGGGCCTGTTCTGGGTGCTGGTGGTGACCCGCCCTGAGCCCCCGGCCAAGGAGGAGGGGGAGCCCGCCTGGGTGGTGGACGTCCGGACGGTCTCCCCCGGGCCGCGCGCCCCCACCCTCTCCCTGTACGGACGCCTGGAGTCCCCACGCCATTCCACCCGCACCGCCGCGGTGGAGGGCGACGTGGAGGCGGTGCCCGTTCGCGAGGGGCGGGTGGTGGCGGAGGGGGACCTCCTGGTGCGGCTGGACAGCGGGGACATCGAGGACGACCTGGCGCAGCGGCGCGCCGACCTCACGGAGATCGAGGCCACCATCGAGGAGGCCAGGGCCCAGCACCGGGCCGACCAGGAGTCCCTGGAGCAGCAGCAAGCCCTGGTGGAACTGGCCGGCCGCGCGGTGGACCGCGCCGAGGAGCTGGCGGGGCGCGACATGGGCTCCCGGGCGGAGCTGGACACCGCGCGGGAGGCGCGGCGCCGGGCCCGGCTGGAGCTGATCCGTCAGCGGCTGCAGGTGGAGAGCTTCGACGCCCGCCTGGAGGGCCTGGAGGCCCAGCGCCAGCGCGCCGCGGCCCAGGTGGCCCAGGCCGAGCGGGATCTGGAGCGCACCCGGGTGGAGGCGCCCTTCCGGGGGCGCATCACCTCCGTGGAGGTGGCCCCCGGCGACCGGGTGCGGGCGGGGGACGAGCTGGTGGGCCTGTACGACACCGACGCCCTGGAAGTGCGGGCCACCATCCCCGCCACCCGGGTGGAGGCCGTGGTGCGGGCCCTGGAGGCGGAGCGCACGATCACCGCCACGGTGCGGGTGGACGGCCGCGAGCTGGAGGCGGAGCTGGACCGCCTGGGCGGGCGCAGCCCGCAGGATTCCGGCGGGGTGGAGGCCCTGTTCCGGATCCGGGAGGAGGCCCCGGCGGACCTCGCCCTGGACCGTTTCGCCGAGGTGACGGTGGAGATGCCGGAGCGGCCGGGCCTGGTGGCCGTGCCCTACTCGGCGCTGTACGACCACGACCGCATGTTCGTGGTGCGGGAGGGACGCATGGTGCGCCTGGAGGTGGAGCGGGCGGGCCAGCACGCGGTGGCCGACGGCCCCAGCCTGGCCCTGGTCCGCTCCCCGGAACTGCGCGACGGTGACCGGGTGGTGACCACCCAGCTGCCCCGGGCCCGGGACGGCCTGAAGGTGCGGGTCCGCGAGGACGGCGAGGCGGGGGCGGGGACGCCGTGA
- a CDS encoding ABC transporter ATP-binding protein has protein sequence MAAVALERVAKTFPDGTAAVRDLSLEVADGELVVLVGPSGCGKSTVLRLIAGLEAATGGTVRIGDRPVNDTGPGERDVAMVFQNYALYPHMTVRGNLEFPLRMRGLGRAERRRRAEEAARLLGITELLERRPKALSGGQRQRAAMGRALVREPAVFLMDEPLSNLDAKLRVRIRAEIAALQRRLGATTIYVTHDQAEAMTLGHRVAVLRDGVVQQMDAPDRLYAAPSNAFVAAFLGSPGMNLLRTRIHPEAGGWRAELGAQEVTLPVEVVPAALAGGGPQEVLLGVRPEGFVVPGGVEGGERLRLPVRMREFLGHEILLYLEPPVSTVDPESPDTAPPLVARLEKGAPQPGEVADLALDPGALHFFAPDGARLD, from the coding sequence GTGGCCGCCGTGGCCCTGGAGAGGGTGGCGAAAACCTTCCCCGACGGCACCGCCGCGGTCCGCGACCTGTCCCTGGAGGTCGCGGACGGCGAGCTGGTGGTGCTGGTGGGGCCCTCCGGCTGCGGAAAGTCCACGGTCCTGCGCCTGATCGCGGGCCTGGAGGCGGCCACCGGCGGCACCGTGCGCATCGGCGACCGGCCGGTGAACGACACGGGCCCCGGGGAACGGGACGTGGCCATGGTGTTCCAGAACTACGCCCTGTATCCGCACATGACCGTGCGTGGCAACCTGGAATTTCCGCTGCGCATGCGGGGCCTGGGGCGGGCGGAGCGCCGCCGCCGCGCCGAGGAGGCCGCCCGGCTGCTGGGCATTACGGAGCTGCTGGAGCGCCGGCCGAAGGCCCTGTCCGGCGGCCAGCGCCAGCGGGCGGCCATGGGCCGCGCCCTGGTGCGGGAGCCCGCCGTGTTCCTCATGGACGAGCCGCTGTCCAACCTGGACGCCAAGCTGCGCGTGCGTATCCGCGCCGAGATCGCTGCCCTGCAGCGGCGTCTGGGCGCCACCACCATCTACGTCACCCACGACCAGGCGGAGGCCATGACCCTGGGCCACCGGGTGGCGGTGCTGCGCGACGGCGTCGTGCAGCAGATGGACGCCCCGGACCGGTTGTACGCGGCCCCGTCCAACGCCTTCGTGGCCGCCTTCCTGGGCAGCCCGGGCATGAACCTGCTGCGGACCCGGATCCACCCGGAAGCGGGGGGCTGGCGCGCGGAGCTGGGGGCGCAGGAGGTGACCCTTCCGGTGGAGGTGGTGCCGGCGGCGCTGGCCGGGGGCGGGCCCCAGGAGGTGCTCCTCGGCGTGCGTCCAGAGGGTTTCGTGGTGCCGGGGGGCGTGGAAGGCGGGGAACGGCTGCGCCTGCCCGTGCGCATGCGCGAATTTCTCGGGCATGAGATCCTGTTGTACCTGGAGCCGCCCGTGTCCACGGTGGATCCGGAGTCCCCCGACACCGCGCCCCCGCTGGTGGCCCGGCTGGAGAAGGGGGCGCCGCAGCCCGGGGAGGTGGCGGACCTGGCCCTGGACCCCGGCGCTCTGCATTTCTTCGCCCCGGACGGCGCCCGCCTGGACTGA
- a CDS encoding fumarylacetoacetate hydrolase family protein translates to MRLISFQREGSTRIGLVELEAGRVVDLQAVEPRLPRDMADFVAGGEASLNAALEAAEQAPAEARPALEEVSVLAPLPQPTRNVVCVGKNYAAHAGEFSGTAGSASGVSGDLPEYPIFFTKAPTAVSGPGQPIPAHLDPTESVDYEGELAVVIGRGGRGIPAAEAFDHVFGYTIVNDVTSRTLQKRHTQWFLGKSLDGFCPMGPLLVTADELSELDTVEVTTHVNGERRQAGRLDDLIFDIPTLIETLSAGMTLQPGDIIATGTPEGVGAGFDPPRYLRSGDRVEVHVSGIGTLRNPVE, encoded by the coding sequence ATGCGCCTGATCTCATTCCAGCGGGAGGGCAGCACCCGCATCGGCCTCGTGGAGCTGGAGGCGGGGCGGGTGGTGGACCTCCAGGCGGTGGAGCCGCGGCTGCCGCGGGACATGGCCGATTTCGTCGCCGGCGGCGAGGCCTCACTGAACGCGGCGCTGGAGGCCGCCGAGCAGGCGCCGGCGGAGGCTCGGCCGGCCCTGGAGGAGGTCAGCGTCCTGGCGCCCCTGCCGCAGCCAACGCGCAACGTCGTCTGCGTGGGCAAGAACTACGCCGCCCACGCCGGGGAGTTCTCCGGCACCGCGGGCTCGGCAAGCGGGGTGAGCGGCGACTTGCCCGAATACCCCATCTTCTTCACCAAGGCCCCCACCGCCGTCTCCGGCCCCGGCCAGCCCATCCCCGCCCACCTGGATCCCACCGAGTCCGTCGACTACGAGGGCGAGCTAGCGGTGGTCATCGGTCGCGGCGGCCGCGGCATCCCTGCCGCGGAGGCCTTCGACCACGTCTTCGGCTACACCATCGTCAACGACGTCACCTCGCGCACCCTGCAGAAGCGCCACACCCAGTGGTTCCTGGGCAAGAGCCTGGACGGCTTCTGCCCCATGGGCCCCCTGCTGGTGACCGCCGATGAGCTCTCCGAGCTGGACACGGTGGAGGTGACCACTCACGTCAACGGCGAGCGCCGCCAGGCGGGCCGTCTGGACGACCTGATCTTCGATATCCCCACGCTGATCGAGACGTTGTCCGCGGGCATGACCCTGCAGCCCGGGGACATCATCGCCACCGGCACCCCGGAGGGCGTGGGGGCGGGCTTCGACCCGCCGCGCTACCTGCGCTCCGGCGACCGGGTGGAGGTGCACGTGAGCGGCATCGGCACCCTGCGCAACCCCGTGGAGTAG